A window of the Cystobacter fuscus genome harbors these coding sequences:
- a CDS encoding KpsF/GutQ family sugar-phosphate isomerase, producing the protein MARAPRNTARKPRLRAVPPQEDAPVTPSVPAADEREATLAYARSVLEAEAQAILGLMGRVGDAFLRALELVRDCPGQVVVTGIGKAGLIGQKLSATLASTGIRSVFLHPTEAAHGDLGRVGRGDVILALSNSGATEELVRLLPSFKRLGAPVIALTGDAESPLARGADVVLDIGRIEEACPMGLVPTASTAALHAIGDALAMAVLRSRPFGSAEYALLHPAGKLGRSVMRVVDLMRSGSSNPLVRDTAKLSEAVVVMTNTPGRPGATNVVDKQGRLVGIFTDGDLRRLVEKGFTDFERPLREVMGKRPRCVGPEVLVLEATRLMREARVDQLPVVDAEGRAVGLLDVQDLLAARSF; encoded by the coding sequence ATGGCCCGAGCCCCCCGCAACACCGCCCGCAAGCCGCGCCTTCGGGCCGTGCCTCCCCAGGAAGATGCACCCGTGACGCCGTCCGTGCCCGCCGCGGACGAGCGCGAGGCCACGCTCGCCTATGCCCGCAGCGTGCTGGAGGCGGAGGCCCAGGCCATCCTCGGACTGATGGGGCGGGTGGGCGATGCCTTCCTGCGCGCCCTGGAGCTGGTGCGCGACTGCCCGGGCCAGGTGGTGGTGACGGGCATCGGCAAGGCGGGGCTCATCGGCCAGAAGCTGTCGGCCACGCTGGCCTCCACCGGCATCCGCTCCGTCTTCCTCCACCCCACCGAGGCGGCGCACGGAGACCTGGGCCGGGTGGGCCGTGGAGACGTCATCCTCGCGCTCTCCAACAGCGGCGCCACCGAGGAGCTGGTGCGGCTGTTGCCCTCGTTCAAGCGGCTGGGCGCGCCCGTCATCGCCCTCACGGGTGACGCGGAGAGCCCGCTGGCGCGCGGCGCGGACGTGGTGCTGGACATCGGCCGCATCGAGGAGGCGTGCCCCATGGGCCTGGTGCCCACCGCCTCCACCGCGGCGCTGCACGCCATCGGGGACGCGCTCGCCATGGCCGTGCTGCGCTCGCGCCCCTTCGGCTCCGCCGAGTACGCCCTGCTCCACCCCGCGGGCAAGCTCGGCCGCTCCGTCATGCGCGTCGTCGATTTGATGCGCTCGGGCTCCTCCAATCCGCTCGTGCGCGACACCGCGAAGCTGTCCGAGGCCGTGGTGGTGATGACGAACACGCCGGGACGCCCCGGAGCCACCAACGTCGTGGACAAGCAGGGGCGGCTGGTGGGCATCTTCACGGACGGAGACCTGCGCCGGCTCGTGGAGAAGGGCTTCACCGACTTCGAGCGGCCCCTGCGCGAGGTGATGGGCAAGCGGCCCCGGTGCGTGGGCCCCGAGGTGCTGGTGCTCGAGGCCACCCGCCTCATGCGCGAGGCGCGCGTGGATCAACTCCCCGTGGTGGACGCCGAGGGCCGCGCGGTGGGACTGCTCGATGTACAGGACCTGCTCGCCGCGCGATCCTTCTAG
- a CDS encoding D-2-hydroxyacid dehydrogenase family protein: MKIALLDDYQRVARDFADWTRLPADSELVVFDHHIAEREVLLETLQRFEVIVLMRERTPFPVEVIERLPNLRLLITTGNRNASIDLAACRARGITVSGTGAVGTSTAELTWGLILALIKRIPLEDRALRAGSWQTGLTTSLTGKRLGLLGLGKLGTQVARVGQAFGMEVVAWSQNLTDARAAEVGVRRVEKRELFATSDIVSLHLVLGERTRGIVGAEELNAMKPEACFINTARAGLVDETALLEVLRERRIAGAGLDVFPIEPLPSNHPLLALDNVVLTPHLGYVTRENYAVFYRDALEDILAWKAGKPVRRLA; encoded by the coding sequence ATGAAGATCGCCCTCCTGGATGACTATCAGCGCGTCGCGCGGGACTTCGCCGACTGGACGCGCCTGCCCGCGGACAGTGAGCTCGTGGTGTTCGACCACCACATCGCCGAGCGCGAGGTGCTGCTCGAGACCCTCCAACGCTTCGAGGTGATCGTCCTCATGCGCGAGCGCACGCCCTTCCCCGTCGAGGTGATCGAGCGGCTGCCGAACCTGCGCCTGCTCATCACCACGGGCAATCGCAACGCGTCCATCGACCTCGCGGCCTGCCGGGCGCGCGGCATCACCGTGAGCGGCACGGGCGCGGTGGGCACGTCCACCGCGGAGCTGACCTGGGGCCTCATCCTCGCGCTCATCAAGCGCATCCCGCTCGAGGACCGTGCCCTGCGCGCGGGGAGCTGGCAGACGGGACTGACCACGAGTCTCACGGGCAAGCGGCTGGGTCTGCTGGGGCTCGGGAAGCTGGGCACGCAGGTGGCGCGCGTGGGTCAGGCCTTCGGCATGGAGGTGGTGGCCTGGAGCCAGAACCTCACCGACGCGCGGGCCGCCGAGGTGGGCGTCCGCCGGGTGGAGAAGCGCGAGCTGTTCGCCACCTCCGACATCGTCAGCCTGCACCTGGTGCTCGGGGAGCGCACGCGGGGCATCGTCGGCGCGGAGGAACTCAACGCCATGAAGCCGGAGGCCTGCTTCATCAACACCGCGCGGGCGGGGCTCGTGGACGAGACCGCGCTCCTGGAGGTGCTGCGCGAGCGGCGCATCGCCGGGGCGGGGCTGGATGTCTTCCCCATCGAGCCCCTGCCGTCGAACCATCCCCTGCTCGCCCTGGACAACGTCGTGTTGACGCCACACCTGGGCTACGTGACGCGGGAGAACTACGCCGTCTTCTACCGCGACGCGCTGGAGGACATCCTCGCCTGGAAGGCCGGCAAGCCCGTGCGCCGGCTCGCCTGA
- a CDS encoding tetratricopeptide repeat protein codes for MTLSLALTATAALLAADPPSLPAGHPPLGAAAEPPAASSPPTGLPPGHPPAVGVGSPAPVDPSALPQGHPAMTGRAAPTADELLKQLEGMQGLREREKTFEIASSLGKLYYTSGRFEEAIPYLQQAEDKAKSTRELFLAQRKKLGAGAVPSAEEARCGFTDQTAMEERAKVAAERAKKGDTAGAVACARAALELSLDVESMRANALFLTNDAPGALKVYERVLEVAPSFADALFGRSAVLYETRGEDVKALRSAHEGFEAFIAAHPTSPRVSLARKLSRMTDEAEKAGGMKKWLATREEDRRIRSSKLDLSRGGPPAMAQASAPNAGGRPMAAGPMQGGGASAPMVSQETMDAMNSVEHTPELEAQLDQTVAQGEELLSKGRYDEALTAYRQVMPLRPDGRVKAGLAWTLVGLGKPTADRVWGVAVSSDPAAVDKLGETLKAKGDTKGAKALWAKLAASAPDYAASASLQAKLE; via the coding sequence ATGACCCTCTCGCTGGCCCTGACCGCCACCGCGGCGCTGCTCGCCGCCGATCCTCCCTCCCTGCCCGCCGGTCACCCGCCCCTCGGCGCGGCCGCCGAGCCCCCGGCTGCTTCCTCGCCCCCCACGGGTCTGCCCCCGGGCCATCCCCCCGCCGTCGGTGTGGGCAGCCCGGCCCCCGTGGATCCCTCCGCGCTGCCGCAAGGCCACCCCGCGATGACGGGCCGCGCGGCGCCCACCGCGGACGAGCTGCTCAAGCAACTGGAGGGGATGCAGGGCCTGCGCGAGCGGGAGAAGACCTTCGAGATCGCCTCGTCGCTCGGCAAGCTCTACTACACGAGCGGCCGCTTCGAGGAGGCCATCCCCTACCTCCAGCAGGCCGAGGACAAGGCGAAGTCCACGCGCGAGCTGTTCCTCGCGCAGCGCAAGAAGCTGGGCGCGGGCGCGGTGCCGAGCGCGGAGGAGGCCCGCTGCGGCTTCACGGATCAGACGGCGATGGAGGAGCGGGCGAAGGTGGCGGCCGAGCGCGCGAAGAAGGGCGACACGGCGGGCGCGGTGGCCTGTGCGCGCGCGGCGCTCGAGCTGTCGCTGGACGTGGAGTCCATGCGCGCCAACGCGCTCTTCCTGACGAATGACGCCCCGGGCGCGCTCAAGGTGTACGAGCGCGTGCTGGAGGTGGCGCCGTCGTTCGCCGACGCGCTCTTCGGGCGCTCGGCGGTGCTCTACGAGACGCGGGGCGAGGACGTGAAGGCGCTGCGCAGCGCGCACGAGGGCTTCGAGGCCTTCATCGCGGCGCACCCCACCTCTCCCCGGGTGTCGCTGGCGCGCAAGCTGTCGCGCATGACGGACGAGGCGGAGAAGGCCGGCGGCATGAAGAAGTGGCTGGCCACGCGCGAGGAGGACCGGCGCATCCGCTCCTCGAAGCTGGATCTGTCGCGAGGAGGTCCTCCTGCCATGGCGCAGGCGTCGGCGCCCAACGCGGGCGGACGTCCCATGGCGGCGGGTCCCATGCAGGGCGGCGGGGCCTCGGCGCCCATGGTCTCGCAGGAGACCATGGATGCGATGAACAGCGTCGAGCACACGCCAGAGCTCGAGGCCCAGCTCGATCAGACGGTGGCTCAGGGCGAGGAGCTGCTCTCCAAGGGGCGCTACGACGAGGCGCTCACGGCGTACCGGCAGGTGATGCCGCTGCGTCCGGATGGGCGGGTGAAGGCGGGTCTGGCGTGGACGCTCGTGGGTCTGGGCAAGCCCACCGCGGATCGGGTGTGGGGCGTGGCGGTGAGCTCGGATCCCGCGGCGGTGGACAAGCTCGGCGAGACGCTCAAGGCCAAGGGCGACACGAAGGGCGCCAAGGCCCTGTGGGCGAAGCTGGCGGCCTCCGCGCCGGACTACGCGGCGAGCGCCTCGCTCCAGGCCAAGCTGGAGTAG
- the folK gene encoding 2-amino-4-hydroxy-6-hydroxymethyldihydropteridine diphosphokinase has protein sequence MNSNVYVGLGSNEGDREVQLVSALEALSRIDAVVVLRCSSLFESAPVGPPQPRYLNAVVELECALPPQRLLTILKQIEMDLGREPGGARWGPRPIDLDILLWEGEIVADPNLQVPHLELHKRRFALEPLAELAPHVEHPVLCLTVAQLLEQLSPQDVQRCESTQWPEPSYPLTES, from the coding sequence TTGAACTCCAACGTCTATGTCGGATTGGGCTCCAATGAGGGAGACCGGGAAGTCCAGCTCGTCTCCGCTCTCGAGGCGCTCTCGCGCATCGACGCGGTGGTGGTGCTGCGCTGCTCCTCGCTCTTCGAGAGCGCTCCGGTGGGGCCTCCCCAGCCCCGCTACCTCAACGCCGTGGTGGAGCTGGAGTGCGCGCTGCCTCCCCAGCGCCTGTTGACCATCCTGAAGCAGATCGAGATGGATCTGGGCCGCGAGCCCGGAGGGGCGCGCTGGGGTCCGCGTCCCATCGACCTCGACATCCTCCTGTGGGAGGGTGAGATCGTGGCCGACCCCAATCTCCAGGTTCCCCACCTGGAGCTGCACAAACGCCGCTTCGCGCTGGAGCCCCTGGCCGAGCTGGCACCCCATGTGGAGCACCCGGTGTTGTGCCTGACCGTGGCGCAGTTGCTCGAGCAGCTCTCGCCCCAGGACGTGCAGCGGTGCGAGTCCACCCAGTGGCCTGAACCCTCTTACCCCCTGACCGAGTCATGA